Proteins encoded together in one Miscanthus floridulus cultivar M001 chromosome 16, ASM1932011v1, whole genome shotgun sequence window:
- the LOC136513319 gene encoding uncharacterized protein At5g01610-like, protein MLAHRLLLVAAAAAAAVSGTAFAKPTAYEALADFDFPPGILPKGVVAYTLDNATGAFTATLDASASGTGSSVCEFSIQGSYSLRYQTKITGKIAPDHLTDLQGVSVKVLFLWINIVEVTRRGDNLEFSVGIASANFGIENFLECPTCGCGFNCNDLLMLQKPGAATAKLRLRGAF, encoded by the coding sequence ATGCTCGCCCACCGTCTCctcctcgtcgccgccgccgccgcggctgctGTGAGCGGCACCGCCTTCGCTAAGCCGACGGCGTATGAAGCCCTCGCCGACTTCGACTTTCCGCCGGGGATCCTCCCCAAGGGCGTGGTCGCCTACACGCTCGACAACGCAACGGGCGCCTTCACGGCCACGCTCGATGCCTCCGCGTCCGGCACCGGATCCTCCGTCTGCGAGTTCTCCATCCAGGGATCCTACTCGCTCCGCTACCAGACCAAGATCACCGGCAAGATCGCCCCCGACCACCTCACCGACCTCCAGGGGGTCTCCGTCAAGGTCCTCTTCCTCTGGATCAACATCGTCGAGGTCACCCGCCGCGGCGACAACCTCGAGTTCTCCGTCGGCATCGCCTCCGCCAACTTCGGGATTGAGAACTTCCTCGAGTGCCCCACCTGCGGCTGCGGGTTCAACTGCAACGACCTGCTCATGCTCCAAAAGCCGGGGGCCGCCACCGCCAAGCTGCGCCTGCGAGGTGCCTTCTAG